The Gymnogyps californianus isolate 813 chromosome 15, ASM1813914v2, whole genome shotgun sequence genome includes the window TAAGATAACATGTTAAAACAAGGGCATCTTaatcaaatgaaaatggaaTGTGTTTTCTCGTCTAGCTACAACTACTGATGATGCAATACGTGGCTCTTGTATATTAATTTAAGTCTTCTTGAAGTGTATCTAAGTTTTTCTTGacttttattctctctctttcccgTTAGTGATGCTAGTTCTATGTGAAAACTAACAAGATTGTATTGCATGCAGGAGGCAACCTGGTCATGGTCCAGGTGATGGGAAGGAGGTGGAAAATTTGAGATTTTTAGAAATCTGTTGGATTCTTAATATGTAATACCCTGCACAGAATAATTACGATTTTAGCAATAACACCACGATTTATTTCTTTGTCACATTATGTTAGCTTTTAAATTACATGTGTCTTTAAACATAATAATATAGGATATCTAGCACTACTGATGCTGTTGAACAAATATCAAGCTTCCCTCTAGAAAGGAACTGAATGTTCAGATGACTTATTTCTTAATTTGAAACAACTACAGTCACTGCACCCTGGAGGTGATTGAAGATGACTGAAGTAAAATTGAGATTAAGTGCCTGAGAACAAATGACacttaaaatgatgttttggaGCATATAAAACAATTCTTGTCTCCTAGGTTTATAAGCCTGAAAAGCAGAATAGCTACATTTCTTTATCAGTTTTATGTCTTTTGATATTATTGTTTCACCATAAAGAGCATCTGAAACTTTCATTTAGCACTTTGATCCTGTATGACCTGAGCTCCTTGGTGAAGGGGTAATGGGGAAGAACAGTGAAGTAAATAAGAGTACAGTCAGCTTTGGCCTGGGTCTAGCCTGATGAACATTTACAGGGTCTTTCATGCTTATTCTTCTAAAATATGAGTGCTGTAAACATGGTGAAGTGTAGCTAACAGACACCTTGGGTAGAGATGCTGGTGCAATACTAGGCAGATGGTGGGAAGTGAAGAGAAGATGGCTGGATGTGTCTGACCTGTGGGTGAAGGACCAAAGGAGGAACTAAGGAAGCTTCATGAAATAAGAGTATCTTCTAAGTTTCAGGACTGACTTAGACTTGCATTATAGATGGTATACAAATGTTCTCCTTAAGGATAAGCTCACTTTCTTTGGGGTACTAGAAGTAACTTAGAGCAGTTACAACAGCGATAAACACCTCAAGTATTtgattaaaatgctttaaaagtaGATTATATTATTGGCTCTATAACTTACATGCAAATGTGATTTCTTTGTTTAGATCTTCACCTTGCTGCTGAGCTTGGGAAGACGCTACTGGACCGTAACACTGAACTAGAAGAATCTTTACAGCAAATGTATGCAACAAATCAAGAGCAACTGCAGGAGATAGAGGTAAATATTTAAGGGATCCAAGTGTTAAAGCATCTAGACCTGCAACATAATAGCACATAAGTTGAGATCTGCATTTCTTGACATCTGATGgacactttaaagaaaaatactgaacaatCTTTAACCACTTCTGCTACCTCGAGAATTTAAGAACCTGTATAAGCTTGATCATAGTTAGAACTGTTTGTCTGATTACTGGAAGCTTTGTGCCATTAAACTTCATGTTGGATTTGGCTTGTTTAAtgacaaaatactgttttgggttttttttgttgtacaGAAAAGttacttcagttattttattGGTAAACTTTGCTGATCTTGCCAGGTAAAATGACATTAAATTACATGATGATAAATtagtaatttaaattattatgtGAAAATGTTAGTGGTTACGCCACTGAAATTTAAATGCTGATAAGTGCAGGAGAGAGATTTAAGTAAAATCTGAGGATATGTACTTCCACTAAACTGAGCTGTGGTAAAGTGAGCTAAAGTctacttcaattaaaaaaaaacccaaaaaaccccagcaaaaacaaacacttaAATAGTATCTAAATACAGGACATAGTGGATATATTGCTCtgtattttccaggaaaaaaaaaaatcataaccaCCCTTTCAAAACCACTCGTCTCTGTGTTACTTGGTGGAAAAACCTGGCCATTTctggcaatttcttttttctctttttttttttttttttttactattgcCTGTGTTCTTGCAGACCTAGCATTTGTCAgcataatgaattttttttcagctattagAGGGCAATGCATGGTCTctaataattaaattattaaatattcagtACTTTGCTGACTGACAACATATTGGAAACGTAGTTAGCATTTCAGTTTGGTTCTCGTACGAATCACAGGGAGCAGGCTGTGACTGGTATACACTACGTTTTTACAAAATCTGAGTTCCTTTGGGCAAGCAGTACTTACGCAGTTACGGATGGTGTATGCATTTTGTACAGCTGCAGCTTGAGACTTAAAACACTTATCACTGTAGTGGTAACAGGTAACTTCAACAATCCTAAGCTTAATACTTGCAGATATATAGGTGTCTTTAAAGTAGTCATGTTAAcacaaatgcagcatttttattaGGTGATGCAAAATTTCTGGGTGCatggttggtgtttttttttttaataagtactTCTGTTTTGTAGCTCATACTTTGGCTCTTTCCTCTATTATGTGCTAAATGTCATCTTTGTTATCCTATTCATTCTGAGATACAATGGTTGGAATGGCTGATATTTACATTATTGCCACAGCATTACAAAAAATGTATGTACTTATGCAGAGACTTAAAATAACTCATTGCCATGAATGGtttttataaaaagattaaTTCTTAAGTTCTAGAGAGGACAAACCCTTCAAGGTGCTATACTAATACTGTTCTACTTCAGGTTCAACACCTGTATGAACAACCATGTTTAAGGAAGTGTTTAACATGGTTACAACACACCTTCTGAAATAACACAGCATAACTTTGTGATAGATAACTAGCCTGGCTCATTGAGTGTAGCTACTTAAtaagcagctgtattttaacGCTATcttgaaatatggaaaatacattATTGCTAAGCTGCATTCATTTATAGAAATAGTCTAGTGCCATTAAGGATGTAATATCCTGTTGGTTTAAgccagttttttttctttaagcttttttGGTGGGTTAGTGTTTATGGACTACATGAGAGAGCTTCAGCACCAGGAGGTGGTCAGAAGTGTCCTTCCAGCAGTGATCTACAGTTGGTGTGTTGCAGGGTCAAGTACTTGTATGCTCAGACAACCTCAGACAGTGACAGACTAATTTATTCTCTCAATATCTTGCTTTGCTTAGCCaatcaaaaaaacaaaccaagactTGTGCAATACCACTTTTTGAAGGCTTTATCTGAtacctctttcttctctttcctcttctcccacaaCATGGGTAGGAGTGTATATTGGGTTGTCCTGTTAGCTCCCTCcaagaggagggggagagaggtggGAGAACAGTTTCTGTGATGCTTCTGACATACAAGTAGTGCCTGCACCTTTATTTGCCCAGCTTACTGTGTTGAGTCAAAGAACCTGTAGACTGTATTCATATCTGCTGTAATAACATGCTGTCTTCTCAGTTCCACCACCTGTCTTaatcttctgtcttttcccagTGCAGTTTAAAAGTGTAATAGCaactcaaaacatttctttctccaaagaAGTGTCTCTTACATCTGGATTTCTggtagaaaagggaaaatcGAATGAACCGCTTCTTCAAATACCCAGAGAGAACCTCAAGATGGAAGTACTGAATATATTAGCTTACTGGCACAAGGGATTGTTACAGGAATTCactgaaacaaatggaaataaagttAGCATATGCAAGGTGCAGTACTTTTTAGCTGGTAAAAGCAGTTCAGTCAGTTATTTTCGTACCTATATTTCTGTCCTTTGTGGGAACGCAGAACACTGCACTACACAGGATACACGTGCAAGTGGCATATCCAGCCTCtatgcttgatttttttcctaattttcaaGTGCTTATCTCTGTAACCTAAAGGTGATCTTTCAGCTGTTCCTGTAGCtactctgctgtattttttagtAGCTTTTTCAGTGCAGTATATCAGCGTAAATCttcgggtttttttcctattaattcACATCTTATGGGTAGCAAAGTCTAGAACCAGCTAAGAAATCATTCTGAAATATGGTACTACCTTGTCTGCACTGAAAAGGAAGGGTCAAAGGCTTTGAGGTGCTTAAGATTACATCTAATATATTAAATGCTAACGCATAAAGCGTTTTACAGCCTTGGATCATTATATCTGACCTCTGTGCTGACACGTGTGCCACTAACTAATCAGTGTAGATGTAATAAACGCTGGATTGAAAGGGCAACTTTATTCCTGTCTGAATCTGTTCTCAGCACTCCGACTTCAGAAATACTGACACTCTCCTTTTATTATGTGGTAGAGCGCAAGAAGTCTCAACTGCTGCTTCATGTTAGGTGCTCGATTGCAGGGGAGGTGGAATAAatatgaaattctgaaatatttattaccaCATCTATACTTTGTTTTGGTGGCCTGGTTATACCAGGCCAACTTGACACCAGCATTGAAGATATTGGAGGCACAAGGTGGAGAAAATGGTGCTTCACCTCTTCCATTCATCTAAAACTTCTGCAAAAGCCCATTGTAGTAAGCGGTAACATCTAATTCCGGCACCAAAGCCTTGGCTTCTGTGCTTAGCCACACTTGTATTGCTGAAGAAAGTCTGAAGATCTCCAGCTCCTTCTGAGCATAACCAATAGGGAAAGTTAATCTGAAATGGGTCACGTTGAGATTCTGCTGCTAATCCACGTACTATTTTTGTGTAAATCCTGCGTCATGTGCGCACAGGCTACAAAAGGATCTAGCCAACTACTATCATGTTGATCTTCTAGAAGTCTGTATGTAGCAGTTACTAGTCCTAGATTAACTTATTATCTGTTCTTAAATTGCCTAAAATGTAAACCCACTAATCTTTTAATGAGGTAAAAGGTTAAGTAGAATATTAGAAGTTTTGAGTATGTAACAGGCCTATGTAAAGAGAAGTAATTCTGCCTAGAAGTCTGCTGGATGTTCCTACTTGAAGTTTACTTTTCAGTAAGTAGCATGTAGTAATACAGAATATACTGCAAGAAAAATTCTATGTAAGAACAAAGTATTTGGATTTAAAgggttaggtttttttgttcaagTCTGTCTGATGCAAATTCTCATGTAGATTTTTAGAATTGGATCAGTCCTATGCTGGGTGGGACAATATAAGACACTTGTATTAAGAGCCTTAGGTGATTGTTAACTGCTCTTAGACTGAGAATTCCAAGCTTTCTGACATTATTCAAGAAACTTAACAGTCTATGTTGTTAATTGTAAAACTAAAGaggattaaaatgaaaatacttcatgtggagttttatttttaaaaaaaaggcaggagacCTTTGTTTGGGATTACAGTAACTGGAATAGTTCCCTGTGAGTAATGAAAGATTGAATTCAATAACTTGATTATACTTCCTGACACATAGTAGCCCACATACTGTCTTAAGCGTGACCACAACCTAAATTCTGTTCTGCTCAACCTAATGCTGCTTCAGACTGGAAGAACTTAGgtcagctgaaaagaaatttaattatGGATGGTGCTACccaatatttcagttttaatgctAAGAAAATTGTTGTCAACGCTGTTAGAAAATTTCTGTTGGAGCCCACTGCAACTTTCAGAAGGACTCAGTGGATAGTTAAGGGCTATGTTGAAGTCTGGATTCAAGGCTGTATCAGTGACGACTGCAGTACAGACAAGCCCAATCCAGAAGGCTGGGGTACTGGCAAAAGCCTGGCTGCAGCAAGGATAGATAAACATAGCTTGCACAACCAAACCCAACTCCTCTGGATAAAAGGCTGGTTGCTCAGCCTGGGTTGACCTCCATGGCAAAGGCAAGCTGGCTAGCTGAGTTACTGATAGTGCCTCTTCAACTGAACGCTTACCAAAGCAACCACTGGAATCTACATTTCTGAAACTTAGTAGTTTCTCTATGACTATGAATAAAAAGCAGTAATAGTAGTCCTATCTTTGTGTTTCAAGTGTAAACTAGTAACAGCAATACTGTCTTGCAGTACCTCACAAAGCAAGTGGAGCTCTTGCGTCAGATGAATGATCAGCATGCAAAAGTCTATGAACAGCTGGATGTGACAGCAAGAGAACTAGAAGACACTAATCAAAAACTAGTTGCGGAGAGTAGAGCTTCACAACAAAGGATATTAAGGTAACAAACTTATACTAGAttcccccctctgccccccagtTGATAATACGAAAAAGGGCAGTCCAAGTGTATTTGTGTAGTTACTGGGTGGCTGCCTGTCTAGTGGTGTTCTACAGTACTGTTAGATTGAAAGGatagttttatttaaaggtCTTGGAGCCAAAGAGCAGCCTTCAGAGACGAAACTACAATATGAGGGGATGGGAAATTCCCATGTCCTTGACTAAACACTCAAATGTTTTTAACAGCAATCCTTCACCTTTTAGCTTGACAGAGACTATTGAAAATCTGCAGACACACATAGATGACCTGCAACGACAAGTAGAAGAATTGAAAAAGTCTGGACGAGGCCGGATGAGCCATGAGAGATCTGACCAGCCAAGATCAATGCATAGTTTCTCGTGTTTGAAGGAGCTGTATGACCTTCGCCAGTAAGACTTTTTACCTTGCGTAGCAAAGAgaatactgaaattattttaagcaaagctttaaaaactaAGACACAAGCACAGATGTCAAACAAGCTAGCAGAAAAACATCTGATGTTCACAACTAGCAAAATATCTGCACAGTCCTGCACTGTGTGGTGTTGGCACTGCTTCTGGCATACTTCTAGACTGTGCTAGTCTTTGTGCAAGAGGAACTGCAGGTTCTACTTTCTGTCTTGAAAGGTTCTCTCCCAAAGTCTCCAACCATATCAAATTGTGGCCTAGAAAGCTTACAGCAATTTGCACCCCACTTTTTTCAGTCAGAtaaaagcacacacacagatgatctgaaaaacaaacatcctaaatgcaaaatattttctgtaacttaCCCTTTCCTTGGATGTCTGTGgctattttctttccaaggaaGGCAGGATTCCTGCAATAGCTTTCCTGAACTTAAGCTGGTTAAAATGATGCTTAAGCTGGTAAAATGGTGCCTGGAGCTCTGggctgcttttttaattcagagcaGTTTTACCCAGCTGAACTGCATTAGTATGCCCATCAGGACAATCAGCTGGGGTAAAAGCTCAGACTAGTTTCAATCCTGGAAGGTAATTTCCTAAGTGAAGCACCTCCACAGACAGGCAGAACAGGCTTTTGTGTTTGGGCTTCAGCACTACATGGAGGTAGGACTGTAGAATATAATCTGTACATCCAAAAAGTAGTTATTTCTTGACAATTCAAAAGATAAGTGGAGATTCCTTCAAACTGCCAAAGCCTTGTGGAAATACCAGCCTCCAGAACTGCCTTGCCAATTTTGAAGTTTGTTTCCACAATCAATAGTGACAAAGGTTACAAGAGTGAGTGCTGTGGTAAAAATCTGAGTGTCAGAAAGTACTGCATGATACATGGAGGCAGTGTTTATTTAAACTTAAATTGTAGGTCTAGTTATTCAATAAGCTTGTCTGTAACTTGAAACTGTTAATCAGCTGCCATTCTGCTTAAGCTGGGAGGCTTGATTTGGTGGCATGTAAGTATGTACAAACTCTGTTCTGATTATTAAATGGACTGATAGGTTAGTAAAATGACTGCTATGTATATGTTCAGGTGTGTTAGCACACAGTTTAAATCTGTCATTAGTTACCCAGGACAGGAAAACTTTTGGAGGTGTGGTCAGCTGCACTTCCTACATTTGATACTacttattttgtttctgcaggTATTTTGTTTATGATCATGTGTTTGCAGAAAAGATTACTTCGATGGATAGTCAGCTATGTCCtctagaagaagaaaatgagaacttAAAAAAGGCAGTTACAGTTCTGCAAGCCCAACTTAAcctagaaaaagagaagagggtAACAATGGAAGAGGAATATAGTCTTATGGTAAAAGAGAACTGTGACCTCGAACAGAGGCTTGTTGATACAGACTTATATCGGGCTCGTGCAGAGGAGTTGGAAGTGGAAGTAGCTGAAATGCGACAAATACTTCAGTCTGAAAACACATTCCATAATGCAGAGAAGTTGGTGCCAGaatcctttttcatttcattcaagGAATCTTTAGAAAGGGAGCTTGGTCAGAGCCCGGCAGATGATGGACTTCTGACTGTATCGGAGCTTGAGAAGGTGGCCCTGAAACGGAGCAGCAGCGAAACTTTCCTaagcagtgctgcagggggaGACATTCTAAGGGGCCATGAAGAAACATGTATTAGGAGAGCTGAAGCTGTGAAACAGCGAGGAATCTCTGTACTTAATGAAGTTGATGCTCAGTATAATGCCCTGAAAGTGAAGTATGAAGAACTTTTGAAGAAGTGTCAAATGGATGAAGATTCTTTGAAACACAAGGCTGTACAAACGCTGAAGCAGTATTCCAAAGACCTAAACGTGGGGAACACCCAGTATGATCTTTCAGCTAGCAATCAAGAATTCACAAATGTGGAGCTAAGTGACTCTCCCACAAATGCTCTTCCTGAATATAAAGCACTTTTCAAGGAAATTTTTAGCTgtatcagaaaaacaaaggaagaaatagaTGAGCACAGGGCTAAGTACAAGTCCCTCTCCTCTCAGCCATAACATTGGACATGCTGATGACCCATTTTCTGTTGATGACTAATCTGTTAgtcaagaagaggaaaaactttATACAAATGTCAGAAGGCCCCTTATACTGATCTGTTTCTTGAGCActcaaaatgaatgttttgaaTTGGCTTGTAGACCTGTAGTTAACAAGCTAGTTAGTTAACAGCTAGTCTCCCTGTACCTGTGTAGCAATAGATTGAATGTTGTTTAGCACTGTCACACAAACTAGTGGttgtaaagcaaacaaacatcgTAGCTTAATACTACACTACTACTTCATATGACACTTAATCTCTGGCCAGAGCAGTAACTGACACTAGTTTCTGTAGTCCACTTCAAAAATAACAGAGGTAAGAAGCTGGTACTGTGTTTCTCACAAGGAACCAGACTAAAGCTTTCCTTTGGTTCGCAGTGATGATCTAGCCCTGTAACTACATCTGTGTAGAAGACGAACACAAAGCAAGCCCCTGACCGGTATCACGGGCAGCCTCTCCTTGATTCTCGAGAATGAAGTTAGCAGTCTAGCTGAACTTGCTTTGGCCGGGAGGCGGAATGCTGGCACAGCCGCCTGCACTGTGCTTGGTTTAAGCTAATACCACAGTTCACATGCACTAAGCTCTCCCACGGATTAGTATAAATGTCTTCCTACTAAGAAAGGATTTGATGTAAAGTTTGCGTGGCTTTTTAGGTATGGTTTCTTACGTAGGGCACTTTGTCTTAAGGCAAGATACTGTGAATTGATTATGTATGTTATTTGGGAGCTACTGTTCTTTGGTGGAATGTCTGCAAAGTacatttttatgtgtatttGGTAAGATAGAAAGTTGCAATTTAGCTATTTAACTTCAGTAGTAGCATTGACATAGCGGAATAGCTTTTAATCTTACATACCACAAACTCCAAGTGCTTGAAGGAGATGGGCCAGGTAAAACCTTAGCATATTGTTTTGTCTGTTGCTT containing:
- the CDR2 gene encoding cerebellar degeneration-related protein 2, which codes for MLADSLVEEFEIREDEPWYDQQDLQQDLHLAAELGKTLLDRNTELEESLQQMYATNQEQLQEIEYLTKQVELLRQMNDQHAKVYEQLDVTARELEDTNQKLVAESRASQQRILSLTETIENLQTHIDDLQRQVEELKKSGRGRMSHERSDQPRSMHSFSCLKELYDLRQYFVYDHVFAEKITSMDSQLCPLEEENENLKKAVTVLQAQLNLEKEKRVTMEEEYSLMVKENCDLEQRLVDTDLYRARAEELEVEVAEMRQILQSENTFHNAEKLVPESFFISFKESLERELGQSPADDGLLTVSELEKVALKRSSSETFLSSAAGGDILRGHEETCIRRAEAVKQRGISVLNEVDAQYNALKVKYEELLKKCQMDEDSLKHKAVQTLKQYSKDLNVGNTQYDLSASNQEFTNVELSDSPTNALPEYKALFKEIFSCIRKTKEEIDEHRAKYKSLSSQP